A portion of the Leptospira broomii serovar Hurstbridge str. 5399 genome contains these proteins:
- a CDS encoding NADH-quinone oxidoreductase subunit B family protein has protein sequence MKLLYEVLNIFKPAKNMDFKKVQPTNPNARGIPVPNFKKGTSCLDCKACEKVCPTKAVQIKSAKEIVFDYGACLQCGLCAEACPDDKIENSGFIHVYSVDRNALVVSYIDGIPAEYSETLSGNAKEFRKITKNTGFQYREVAASGNNSTEAEINASFNAVFDSEASMVRVVASPKHADALVYAGPVGVNMETPLLIAWDTMPETKALIACGTEAVSGGLFTRGKLPKEPDLFIAGDPPRPDVMISAFRYLMGTKKYSFRDELSKFMESKKNA, from the coding sequence ATGAAACTATTATACGAAGTTCTCAATATTTTCAAACCGGCCAAGAATATGGACTTTAAAAAAGTCCAGCCGACCAACCCGAATGCACGAGGGATTCCAGTCCCTAATTTCAAAAAGGGGACCTCCTGCTTGGATTGCAAGGCCTGCGAAAAAGTTTGTCCGACTAAGGCCGTCCAAATTAAATCCGCGAAGGAAATCGTCTTCGATTACGGAGCCTGTCTACAATGCGGACTTTGTGCCGAGGCTTGTCCGGACGATAAGATAGAAAACTCAGGATTCATCCATGTCTATTCGGTAGATCGAAACGCATTAGTCGTTTCTTATATAGATGGAATTCCTGCCGAGTATTCCGAAACCCTTTCCGGAAACGCTAAGGAATTCAGAAAGATCACTAAGAACACAGGATTTCAGTACAGGGAAGTCGCTGCCAGCGGAAACAATTCGACCGAAGCGGAAATCAATGCAAGCTTTAACGCCGTCTTCGATAGCGAAGCGAGTATGGTGAGAGTCGTCGCTTCTCCCAAGCATGCCGACGCTTTGGTATATGCCGGGCCTGTAGGAGTTAACATGGAAACACCCCTCCTAATAGCATGGGACACCATGCCGGAAACAAAAGCACTCATCGCTTGCGGAACCGAAGCAGTCTCCGGAGGTCTTTTTACAAGAGGTAAACTACCGAAAGAGCCCGACCTTTTTATAGCAGGAGATCCTCCTAGACCAGACGTTATGATCAGCGCCTTTCGTTACCTCATGGGTACTAAAAAATATTCCTTCCGGGACGAACTTAGCAAGTTCATGGAATCAAAAAAGAACGCTTAA
- a CDS encoding hydrogenase large subunit produces MRTVTGIFQSKETKQTHRFWLTNHGIEHEVLPKANEKSIIEDAANPIWILRHSLGTDQGAEDYSSIDFEKYLSQERKFLLERFVTKAGIKDLVYRGINVPVPASFYSHAVGPIHAGVIEPGHFRFIVEGEEIQNLDIRLGFQKRGLVEMMKGLDKDSIAPYAEAISGDSTIAYDIAFSKAFEEAHSIQVPQEINFARAVLLEIERIAIHIGDLGAIAGDIGYYPLQGVCSMQRGVPLGVMEALTGNRFGRGALSPGKVRLKKQITPEFLADLSKRIVNVTADVAAHFERASEKSTNRERLQACGIVHQKQIKNLGFVGMVEKCTGLSRDLRLHDSSYSLTPEPLNLTLDSGQMRGDAWSRFYLRYEELKNSGEWLEKAIPLLIEFPKAAGALAKSKVSKPKSGLYFGSAEGWRGPVLVAISLDSSGSILDAYVRDPSVVNWHALELAVRGENIGDFPLNNKSFNLSYVGVDL; encoded by the coding sequence ATGAGGACTGTTACCGGAATCTTTCAGAGCAAAGAAACCAAACAAACGCATCGCTTTTGGCTTACCAATCACGGAATAGAACACGAAGTTCTTCCCAAAGCAAATGAGAAAAGCATTATAGAAGACGCTGCAAATCCGATTTGGATTCTCAGACATAGCCTAGGAACCGATCAAGGAGCGGAAGATTATTCCTCCATCGATTTCGAAAAATATCTTTCGCAGGAAAGAAAATTTCTTTTAGAACGATTCGTTACCAAGGCGGGAATCAAGGATCTAGTTTATCGCGGCATTAATGTTCCCGTTCCTGCTTCTTTTTATAGCCACGCTGTCGGCCCGATTCATGCCGGAGTCATAGAACCGGGGCATTTTAGGTTCATTGTGGAAGGGGAAGAAATTCAGAACCTAGATATTCGTCTAGGATTTCAGAAGCGCGGACTCGTAGAAATGATGAAAGGTCTGGACAAGGATTCGATTGCTCCGTATGCCGAAGCGATTTCCGGCGACTCTACGATCGCCTATGATATTGCGTTTAGCAAAGCTTTTGAAGAAGCGCATAGCATTCAGGTTCCTCAGGAAATTAATTTCGCGAGAGCGGTTCTTTTGGAAATCGAAAGAATCGCGATCCATATCGGAGACTTAGGCGCGATTGCGGGGGACATCGGGTATTATCCGTTGCAGGGAGTCTGCTCTATGCAAAGGGGAGTTCCTCTAGGCGTAATGGAAGCCCTTACCGGAAATCGATTCGGTCGCGGAGCTCTTTCTCCCGGGAAGGTCCGTTTGAAAAAGCAAATCACACCCGAGTTCTTAGCGGATCTATCCAAGAGAATCGTAAACGTTACCGCAGACGTGGCCGCTCATTTCGAAAGAGCCTCCGAAAAATCCACCAATCGGGAAAGGCTGCAAGCTTGCGGTATCGTTCACCAAAAGCAGATTAAGAATCTCGGGTTTGTGGGAATGGTCGAAAAGTGCACCGGATTATCCAGAGACCTTCGCTTGCACGACTCTTCTTATTCGCTTACTCCGGAGCCTTTGAATCTTACTTTAGATTCGGGGCAGATGAGAGGAGACGCGTGGTCCAGATTCTATCTTCGCTACGAAGAGTTGAAGAACAGCGGAGAGTGGTTGGAAAAAGCGATTCCTTTGTTAATCGAATTCCCGAAAGCCGCGGGCGCATTAGCGAAATCTAAAGTCTCTAAACCGAAATCGGGACTTTATTTCGGTTCTGCCGAAGGATGGAGAGGTCCCGTTTTGGTCGCCATTAGCCTGGATTCTTCGGGCTCGATTCTGGATGCGTATGTGAGAGATCCGTCCGTGGTGAACTGGCACGCGCTAGAACTTGCCGTAAGAGGGGAGAATATAGGAGACTTCCCCTTAAATAACAAATCCTTCAACCTCAGTTATGTAGGCGTAGATCTATGA
- a CDS encoding proton-conducting transporter transmembrane domain-containing protein: MSLEILYGIGFAVFILIFLTYVLAPTRNQSDLPFWSVLLILCAGLNFAAWGERDTTLQWVLIEATTFVGSLLISSSRTSKSFPIAWKFLLINSFGLGIAFLGIVLILAAFHVINQPVEVLAANVSDHPEIIWVEVGLWLAIFGYTAKLGLFPNHVWIEDTYGESPTQVSSLLSAFIPVSVCFALRPFVHMDHQLFPHTFSGADGLLVLGIVTILISIFAVYDRNDIRRISAKAALFHIGALAVILWMDLSDVVFYFVMASNLVVKSLLFISMGIVRMDAGKRELGKILQSDSINKPALSLFILALFLAFVMPGSPVFVNDIILIKAGQIGGKGLVILVPILGLVFFGVMLYKIAPLLNLKGRPFQKENSTILRIRMTNGFFLLLLLLGTGCWGFFLLVQGVL; this comes from the coding sequence ATGAGTTTAGAAATCTTATACGGGATCGGGTTTGCAGTATTCATACTGATTTTCTTAACCTATGTTCTCGCACCCACTCGCAATCAATCCGATCTTCCGTTTTGGTCCGTATTACTCATCTTATGCGCAGGCTTGAATTTCGCCGCCTGGGGAGAACGAGACACTACGCTTCAATGGGTTCTCATCGAAGCTACTACATTCGTAGGTTCTTTACTCATCTCATCCAGTAGAACTTCGAAATCTTTTCCTATCGCTTGGAAATTTCTACTGATCAACTCCTTCGGTTTAGGTATCGCTTTCCTCGGAATCGTTTTGATTCTCGCAGCCTTCCATGTAATCAACCAACCGGTGGAAGTCCTTGCGGCGAATGTTTCCGATCATCCCGAAATCATTTGGGTAGAGGTAGGTCTTTGGTTAGCCATCTTCGGCTACACCGCTAAGCTAGGTCTATTTCCGAATCATGTTTGGATCGAAGACACGTACGGAGAGAGTCCAACGCAAGTGTCCTCTCTTTTATCCGCATTCATACCGGTTTCGGTTTGTTTTGCGCTTCGTCCTTTCGTGCATATGGATCATCAACTCTTTCCTCACACATTCAGCGGTGCGGACGGATTGTTGGTATTAGGGATCGTTACGATTCTAATCAGTATCTTTGCCGTTTATGACAGGAACGATATCCGTAGGATCTCCGCAAAAGCGGCGCTATTCCATATCGGCGCACTTGCCGTGATCCTTTGGATGGATCTGAGCGACGTGGTGTTTTACTTCGTCATGGCCTCGAACTTAGTCGTTAAGTCCCTTTTATTCATCAGTATGGGAATAGTCAGAATGGACGCAGGCAAAAGGGAGCTCGGTAAGATTCTACAATCCGATTCTATTAACAAACCTGCGTTATCCCTCTTTATTTTGGCCCTGTTTCTGGCGTTTGTGATGCCGGGTTCTCCGGTCTTTGTGAACGATATCATTCTGATCAAAGCGGGACAAATCGGAGGAAAGGGTTTAGTTATTCTAGTCCCTATCTTAGGTCTCGTTTTCTTCGGGGTCATGCTGTATAAAATCGCACCTTTATTAAACCTAAAAGGGCGACCCTTCCAGAAGGAAAATTCGACGATCTTGCGTATCCGAATGACGAACGGATTCTTCCTGCTCCTCCTTCTACTCGGCACCGGGTGTTGGGGGTTCTTCTTATTAGTCCAGGGGGTTTTATGA
- a CDS encoding NADH-quinone oxidoreductase subunit H, whose protein sequence is MEANYFSVDALIRVISFLLLPFLCGGIVQKIRAYGQGRRGAPVLQILYDTIRMIRKYPIDGPFSGFFTESAAIFAFTFGVALWSLITFEWASLLLVPFLIGMIRFATVSYAVENGTSFGGMGAARETLLYVLAEPILILVLVVFESNLVFQANFANLSFGILFFFGALLIVLSDLAKPPFDDPRTHLELTMVHEAMLLEASGRTRALFELAHQLKTASLLLLLTKLGLEHIEIFLNLISNPLIRELTATGGALLLSALIGYWESNSTRRKWVWIPELLGLNFIFMLILGILLKLG, encoded by the coding sequence ATGGAAGCAAATTATTTCTCAGTGGATGCATTAATCCGCGTTATTTCCTTCCTCCTGCTTCCATTTCTTTGCGGAGGAATCGTTCAGAAGATCCGCGCTTATGGACAGGGACGGAGAGGAGCTCCGGTCTTACAGATCCTATACGATACCATTCGAATGATTCGCAAATATCCTATCGACGGGCCGTTCTCCGGATTCTTTACGGAAAGCGCTGCGATATTCGCGTTCACTTTCGGGGTGGCTCTTTGGTCCCTCATCACCTTCGAATGGGCTTCACTTTTGCTCGTTCCATTTTTGATCGGGATGATTCGGTTCGCAACGGTTTCCTATGCCGTTGAAAACGGGACTTCTTTCGGCGGAATGGGGGCTGCAAGAGAAACTCTTTTATACGTCTTAGCGGAACCGATTCTCATTTTGGTTTTAGTCGTCTTCGAGTCCAACTTGGTCTTTCAGGCGAATTTCGCAAACCTCTCGTTTGGAATTCTATTCTTCTTCGGAGCGTTGTTAATCGTATTGTCGGATCTTGCAAAACCTCCTTTCGATGACCCTCGCACTCACTTGGAACTTACCATGGTGCACGAAGCGATGCTTTTAGAAGCTTCCGGAAGAACGAGAGCCCTTTTTGAGTTGGCTCACCAGCTTAAGACGGCGTCGTTACTTCTTCTTCTTACAAAGCTAGGTTTGGAACATATAGAAATTTTTCTGAACTTGATTTCGAATCCTTTGATACGTGAACTCACAGCAACCGGTGGGGCTTTGCTTCTATCTGCTTTGATCGGATATTGGGAATCGAATAGCACTCGCAGAAAATGGGTTTGGATTCCGGAACTTCTGGGATTGAACTTCATCTTCATGTTGATCTTGGGCATATTGCTCAAGTTAGGATAA
- a CDS encoding proton-conducting transporter transmembrane domain-containing protein: MTILAYLAVAASLLVPFLIGRVLGVDFLGADSSILIGLTLQAALGIPISLYVSGYEKEKKPLVLLGYAVFFLSTGLCYLVGKSLWLILFWELSTVSAFLLYLGGRWTDSSIRSFVALVSAGGIGAFCFTFWIFASDPAIGLFFLIAGLLIKSAFFGVHFWLPEAHSGAPAHASAAYSGLLVNLPLILFGKFALPLLPGTFYATILIPLAAIGVLWAGMTALFTKEIKKSIAYSTVENMNLLWLSILLAGYWQSSETEGLRLLSKAFGVLFLISLVHHSISKTFQFLYFGYLSKLSGASGVDQSTGVGRVSHIPTFLAAIGTLSFLAIPGTTGFLSEATFIKLLSAVVAVPGTSALLVLPLLILVSTGLALGAASHLRLFLGLSLSRPRRNFEDHGQNLPITISLGFIGGLVFIAPILILALVNYVAIKVDWLEAEWFRGLGILDIVGLTLLLSVGVLGFRHRIKQRKLWDCGGQFGGAEVAIGPAAVSDPLVSPLGRYFVDKEGTSLFDKGFIRIIIKLLGAAKAKIVGADDETISINLTYSSLTVLAILVVIIAVRLAEGDIWKQIISQWMH, from the coding sequence ATGACGATACTTGCCTATCTTGCGGTTGCGGCATCGCTTTTAGTGCCCTTTCTAATAGGAAGGGTGTTAGGAGTGGATTTTCTTGGAGCGGATAGTTCGATCTTGATCGGACTAACGCTCCAGGCTGCGTTGGGAATACCGATATCTCTCTACGTAAGCGGTTATGAAAAAGAGAAGAAACCGCTGGTTCTGTTGGGCTATGCGGTTTTTTTCTTAAGCACTGGACTTTGCTACCTTGTAGGCAAAAGTCTTTGGCTGATTCTTTTCTGGGAGTTGTCCACGGTTAGCGCGTTTCTCTTGTACTTAGGAGGAAGGTGGACCGATTCTTCGATAAGAAGTTTTGTGGCTTTAGTTTCGGCGGGAGGAATCGGAGCTTTTTGTTTTACGTTCTGGATCTTTGCCTCCGATCCCGCGATCGGACTCTTTTTCTTAATTGCGGGATTGCTAATAAAGTCCGCTTTTTTTGGAGTTCATTTTTGGTTACCGGAAGCCCATTCAGGAGCTCCTGCTCATGCGTCTGCCGCATACTCGGGGTTGCTCGTGAACCTACCTCTGATTTTGTTTGGGAAGTTTGCGTTACCGCTTCTTCCGGGAACTTTCTATGCGACCATTTTGATTCCGTTAGCCGCTATCGGAGTCTTGTGGGCGGGAATGACCGCTCTCTTTACCAAGGAAATCAAAAAGTCCATCGCGTATAGCACGGTGGAGAATATGAACCTTTTATGGTTGAGCATCCTACTTGCCGGATATTGGCAATCGAGCGAGACGGAAGGATTAAGATTATTGAGTAAGGCGTTCGGCGTGCTGTTTTTGATTTCTCTCGTGCATCATAGCATCAGTAAGACGTTTCAGTTCCTTTATTTCGGATACCTTTCTAAATTATCGGGAGCTTCGGGAGTGGATCAAAGCACCGGTGTTGGAAGAGTGAGTCATATACCCACGTTTCTTGCCGCAATCGGAACTTTGAGCTTTCTTGCGATTCCGGGAACGACCGGCTTCTTATCCGAAGCTACGTTTATCAAATTGTTATCCGCAGTGGTTGCGGTCCCGGGGACTAGCGCTCTCTTGGTTCTTCCGCTTTTGATTTTAGTCAGCACAGGACTTGCATTAGGAGCCGCATCCCACCTGAGATTATTCTTGGGACTTTCGTTATCCAGACCCAGAAGAAACTTCGAGGATCACGGTCAAAATTTACCGATAACGATTTCTCTCGGATTCATCGGCGGACTCGTCTTCATCGCGCCGATTCTGATTTTAGCTCTAGTCAATTACGTAGCAATCAAAGTCGATTGGCTGGAAGCGGAATGGTTTAGGGGCCTTGGAATACTGGATATAGTAGGGCTAACCTTATTACTTTCAGTCGGAGTTTTAGGTTTTAGACATAGAATCAAACAAAGAAAACTTTGGGACTGCGGAGGACAGTTCGGAGGCGCAGAAGTCGCCATCGGTCCCGCAGCGGTCTCGGATCCTTTAGTGTCTCCCTTAGGAAGATATTTCGTCGATAAAGAGGGGACTTCGCTCTTTGACAAAGGGTTTATTCGGATAATCATCAAACTTTTAGGTGCAGCGAAGGCGAAGATCGTCGGAGCGGACGACGAGACCATCTCGATCAACTTAACCTATTCGTCGTTAACAGTATTGGCTATATTGGTCGTGATCATCGCGGTCCGATTGGCCGAGGGGGATATATGGAAGCAAATTATTTCTCAGTGGATGCATTAA
- a CDS encoding alginate export family protein: MKVPNSAKNKSTQFSKNVIIFLILTTVVSGVFGQEKPATTAPNHPASTPATAPVNAGLITATPAQTTANSDEDTYVSPMKAGGLTGDYNRAIFLDPELGKKFLNRKKAWLNDWIRVGAYIRPRYEDRENLSFDKANKGDTSRIMQTTQLFFIFDPSPYFSMKVNIQDARIWGGETPAAVGDTRANTFASTGTTVVPGQPSNNTAGQTSIREAWFMIKKLPMNAKVQIGRQIPSYGDQRMIGGANWTINGLSYDGARVMFDQDWFNVHLFGYKLVSNANGVNSVLSANAPITYTDPVTGKTVTNQGQPDQYLVGTYNTVKAKDWFLVDIYSLGVLTHKTPISPAGTLTVPSAAGADLTPNAWNKQQNNLITTGFRISNRTANNNLPATGPWGGWDWTLESAWQSGATGVRVDNLVAGQDVTLPLTVNGVTYNGSVAGTKNQKYSGEFLVLQTGYTFFEKLRFGVQYQYASGNHNRASASNSTFQTIANPRFGVIPYFNNVAGLSENIDTKNLISKSVHVSYKSNEYGTFFVSYFVNDKAQVQDAWYAINGTANTGFSTEANTGVTNANGQTVYTLGKLGKNIYNEFDIAWMYMLNDYVSLWIGAGFLSAGSAVKNQRNALYTYTVASDGSISLTSTAVLNHLNTPSVYGPAGAASQARMFYMQFNAAF; this comes from the coding sequence ATGAAAGTTCCCAACTCTGCAAAAAATAAATCGACTCAATTTTCAAAAAACGTTATTATCTTTCTAATCCTTACTACTGTCGTGTCCGGGGTCTTTGGACAAGAAAAGCCAGCGACTACGGCACCCAATCACCCTGCATCTACCCCAGCCACCGCGCCGGTAAATGCGGGGCTGATAACTGCAACTCCTGCTCAAACGACCGCCAATTCGGATGAAGACACTTATGTCTCGCCTATGAAAGCCGGCGGTTTAACCGGAGATTATAATAGAGCTATCTTTCTCGATCCGGAATTAGGAAAAAAATTCCTGAATCGAAAAAAGGCCTGGTTAAACGACTGGATCCGCGTTGGAGCGTATATACGACCTCGATATGAAGATCGGGAAAACCTTTCATTCGATAAGGCGAATAAAGGTGATACCTCGAGAATCATGCAGACAACACAGCTCTTTTTCATTTTCGATCCTAGTCCTTATTTTTCGATGAAAGTAAACATTCAGGATGCGAGAATTTGGGGAGGGGAAACGCCGGCTGCAGTGGGTGACACTCGGGCAAACACATTTGCAAGTACCGGTACGACAGTGGTTCCGGGACAACCCTCGAATAATACTGCCGGGCAGACTTCCATTCGTGAAGCCTGGTTTATGATTAAAAAACTGCCTATGAATGCCAAGGTTCAAATCGGTCGTCAAATTCCTTCTTACGGAGATCAACGAATGATAGGCGGGGCCAACTGGACGATTAACGGCCTTTCTTATGATGGAGCGCGGGTTATGTTCGATCAAGACTGGTTCAACGTTCATCTTTTCGGCTATAAATTAGTCTCCAATGCTAACGGGGTAAATAGCGTCTTATCTGCGAATGCGCCTATCACCTATACCGACCCTGTAACAGGAAAAACGGTAACGAATCAGGGGCAGCCTGACCAGTATTTAGTCGGAACTTATAATACCGTAAAAGCAAAAGATTGGTTCTTAGTGGATATTTATTCCTTAGGAGTATTAACTCACAAGACGCCTATTTCGCCGGCAGGCACGTTGACCGTTCCTTCGGCAGCAGGAGCCGATCTAACGCCTAATGCTTGGAATAAGCAGCAGAATAATCTAATCACTACCGGATTCAGAATATCCAATCGGACTGCAAATAACAACCTTCCTGCCACAGGACCCTGGGGAGGTTGGGATTGGACATTAGAGAGCGCATGGCAGTCGGGAGCGACGGGCGTTAGAGTGGATAACTTGGTCGCAGGCCAGGATGTGACCCTTCCTTTAACCGTTAACGGAGTCACTTATAACGGCAGCGTAGCAGGTACTAAGAATCAAAAGTATTCCGGAGAATTTTTGGTTTTGCAAACCGGATATACCTTCTTTGAAAAGTTGCGTTTCGGCGTTCAATATCAGTATGCTTCAGGAAATCATAATCGTGCTAGCGCAAGCAATTCGACATTCCAAACCATCGCGAATCCTCGGTTCGGGGTAATTCCGTATTTCAATAACGTTGCAGGGTTATCCGAGAATATCGATACGAAGAACTTAATCAGTAAATCGGTCCATGTGTCCTATAAATCGAACGAATATGGAACGTTCTTCGTGTCCTACTTCGTGAACGACAAGGCTCAGGTTCAAGATGCTTGGTATGCGATTAACGGAACTGCGAACACCGGCTTCAGCACCGAAGCAAATACCGGCGTAACGAATGCCAATGGACAAACAGTTTACACTCTCGGAAAACTAGGAAAGAATATATATAACGAATTCGATATCGCTTGGATGTATATGTTAAACGACTACGTTTCTCTTTGGATTGGTGCGGGATTCCTTTCCGCCGGAAGTGCGGTTAAAAATCAGAGAAATGCATTGTATACGTATACGGTTGCGAGTGACGGATCTATTTCACTTACTTCGACGGCAGTTTTAAATCATTTAAACACTCCGTCGGTTTACGGTCCTGCAGGTGCGGCATCTCAAGCGAGAATGTTTTACATGCAGTTTAATGCGGCGTTCTAA
- a CDS encoding sodium-dependent bicarbonate transport family permease codes for MDFHAVIENILNPPVLFFFLGMGAVLFKSDLVIPDQIGKFFSMFLLFSIGFKGGHELYKTPFTQEHFFVLLGCSFMATLVPIYAYYILKIKLDRPNAAALAGSFGSISAVTFVTAGAFLHNVGQEFGGFIVAGMALMESPAIVIAVLMDRIGRTKAEGAGKNGFSWKHLLHEAFFGYSIYLLLGSLFVGYFTGESGWKKESPFSENLFQGILTLFLLDMGISAAKRFKELAHVGSFLILATLIIMAINVSLGIVLVKIIGMPLGDAFMFVILCASASYIAVPAAMKGSIPDANPSIYLTVALSIVFPINIIAGIPLYYYLVKTVLGA; via the coding sequence ATGGATTTTCATGCCGTTATAGAGAACATCCTTAACCCCCCGGTATTGTTTTTCTTCCTGGGTATGGGAGCGGTTCTTTTTAAATCGGATCTAGTTATTCCGGATCAGATTGGAAAGTTCTTCTCAATGTTTTTGCTGTTCTCCATCGGGTTCAAGGGTGGGCACGAGCTGTATAAGACCCCGTTTACTCAGGAGCATTTCTTCGTTCTCCTAGGGTGCTCTTTTATGGCGACCCTAGTTCCGATTTATGCGTATTACATCTTAAAAATTAAGCTAGACCGTCCAAACGCCGCTGCTTTAGCGGGGTCTTTCGGTTCGATTAGCGCGGTTACCTTCGTTACCGCAGGCGCGTTCCTGCACAACGTTGGCCAAGAATTTGGCGGATTTATCGTCGCAGGAATGGCGTTGATGGAATCCCCCGCGATCGTTATCGCAGTTTTAATGGATAGGATCGGACGCACGAAAGCTGAGGGCGCGGGAAAAAACGGGTTCTCTTGGAAACATTTGCTGCATGAGGCTTTCTTTGGATATTCCATTTATCTGCTGTTAGGCTCTTTATTCGTGGGTTACTTTACCGGCGAATCCGGATGGAAGAAAGAATCACCATTCTCCGAAAATTTATTCCAAGGAATCTTGACTCTATTCCTTCTTGATATGGGAATTTCCGCCGCAAAACGATTCAAAGAACTGGCCCATGTCGGTTCGTTCTTGATTCTTGCAACGTTGATTATCATGGCAATCAACGTATCTTTAGGTATAGTTCTCGTTAAAATTATCGGAATGCCATTAGGCGACGCATTTATGTTCGTCATATTATGCGCCTCTGCCTCTTACATTGCCGTTCCTGCAGCAATGAAAGGATCGATTCCGGATGCAAACCCGAGTATTTATCTCACGGTTGCATTATCGATCGTCTTCCCGATTAATATTATCGCGGGTATCCCTCTTTACTATTACTTAGTAAAGACGGTGCTCGGAGCATAA
- a CDS encoding helix-turn-helix domain-containing protein — protein sequence MNWKRGIKLKDIGHITLWISFLLFFTTIFFIGPLLSNPVIKGADTVLLKLNSPSENISSKIEYRYRGFQFRHCKVETIETLSRMEWHHNGSEVVRVKRNPTGNWLRFRLANTGEEPIFRTLVLGWLNVPDAELCSLDSNGKFEAGFAGYDIDPLWNDLISPPPHFNIRLQPQEERTFYLYVLSNEDINYPVRLLPEKDYMVVVRLRSVIFVTMGFVLLLSLGYNGFHFFKTRKPLFLALPFHLFSLAATLYFLHGKEFASIVGNENNLFRHNYFLFLGITHIAFFLYLAAWDMEDNGNVYRSPLFWIVCLTGILYPLIPLYQFWYDHRILILVANYGLMILYFGKTHISLVRPRSVYDLFFISVWGIFLLLDLYKTIFHFDFYPYNRIAVFGVLYFIPFLTAFVSLLSREIIRRREEGEGSARKSHLASLDINHFVQRIRQLLESEKIFLTKSLKEEHVARELGITIHQLSELINTEFKTSFPSLINQYRVEEAKNLLMELPEENTTEIGSRAGFSSRSAFYLEFKKLTGTNPNSFRKDMLADKVQAG from the coding sequence GTGAATTGGAAAAGAGGAATAAAGCTAAAAGATATAGGACATATTACTTTATGGATCTCTTTTCTACTTTTCTTTACGACGATCTTTTTCATCGGCCCGCTCCTTTCGAATCCGGTAATCAAAGGAGCAGATACTGTTCTGCTAAAATTGAATTCTCCGTCTGAAAATATCAGTTCCAAAATCGAATATAGATACCGAGGATTTCAGTTTCGGCATTGTAAGGTCGAAACGATTGAGACCCTAAGTCGTATGGAATGGCATCATAACGGCTCGGAAGTTGTGAGAGTCAAAAGAAATCCGACTGGAAATTGGCTGCGATTTAGATTGGCTAATACTGGAGAAGAGCCGATTTTTAGAACTCTGGTTCTCGGTTGGTTAAACGTTCCTGATGCCGAACTCTGCTCGCTCGATAGTAACGGTAAATTCGAGGCAGGCTTTGCGGGATACGACATCGATCCGCTATGGAATGATCTGATCTCCCCGCCTCCGCATTTTAACATACGTTTGCAACCGCAAGAAGAGCGGACTTTTTATCTTTATGTTCTCTCCAACGAGGATATCAATTATCCGGTCCGTTTGCTTCCCGAAAAAGACTACATGGTAGTTGTTAGATTACGATCGGTGATTTTTGTTACGATGGGATTCGTACTGCTTTTGTCCTTGGGTTATAACGGATTCCATTTTTTTAAAACGCGAAAACCTCTTTTTTTAGCGTTACCGTTTCACTTATTTTCCCTGGCTGCTACTTTGTATTTCCTGCACGGAAAGGAATTTGCTTCAATTGTTGGAAACGAGAATAACCTATTTCGCCATAATTATTTCTTATTTCTAGGTATAACTCATATCGCCTTCTTTCTTTATTTGGCCGCCTGGGACATGGAGGATAATGGGAACGTTTATAGATCGCCTTTATTTTGGATAGTCTGCTTAACAGGGATCTTATACCCTTTAATTCCTTTATATCAATTCTGGTACGATCACAGGATTCTCATATTGGTAGCAAATTACGGTTTAATGATACTTTATTTCGGCAAAACGCATATATCTCTCGTACGACCTCGATCCGTATACGATTTGTTTTTTATTTCCGTTTGGGGGATTTTCCTTCTTCTCGATTTATATAAGACTATTTTCCATTTTGATTTTTATCCCTACAATCGTATTGCCGTTTTCGGCGTTTTGTATTTCATTCCGTTTTTGACTGCGTTCGTCTCCTTACTTTCTCGGGAAATTATTCGAAGGCGCGAAGAAGGAGAAGGGTCTGCAAGAAAATCACATCTCGCATCCTTGGATATAAATCATTTCGTACAACGAATTCGGCAACTCCTAGAATCGGAAAAAATCTTTCTCACTAAATCTTTAAAAGAAGAGCATGTGGCTCGCGAGTTAGGAATCACGATCCATCAACTTTCAGAATTGATTAATACTGAATTTAAAACCAGCTTCCCTTCCTTGATCAATCAGTATCGAGTTGAGGAAGCTAAAAATCTTTTAATGGAATTACCCGAGGAAAATACGACCGAAATTGGATCAAGGGCGGGATTCAGCTCTCGATCTGCATTTTATCTTGAATTTAAAAAATTAACGGGAACAAACCCGAATTCTTTCCGGAAGGATATGCTTGCGGATAAGGTTCAGGCGGGCTAA